The following are encoded in a window of Primulina eburnea isolate SZY01 chromosome 4, ASM2296580v1, whole genome shotgun sequence genomic DNA:
- the LOC140828985 gene encoding phosphoglycerate kinase, cytosolic, producing the protein MATKKSVGSLKEADLKGKRVFVRVDLNVPLDDNFNITDDNRIRAALPTIKYLIEHGAKVILSSHLGRPKGVTPKYSLKPLVPRLSELLGVEVKMANDCVGEEVQKLVAGLPEGGVLLLENVRFHKEEEKNDPEFAKKLASLADLYVNDAFGTAHRAHASTEGVAKYLEPSVAGFLMQKELDYLVGAVTNPKKPFAAIVGGSKVSTKISVIESLLQKVDILLLGGGMIFTFYKAQGYAVGSSLVEEDKLDLATSLLEKAKAKGVSILLPSDVVVADKFAADANCKVVPASGIPDGWMGLDIGPDSIKSFGEALDTTKTIIWNGPMGVFEFDKFAAGTEAIAKKLAELSGKGVTTIIGGGDSVAAVEKVGLADKMSHISTGGGASLELLEGKMLPGVLALNEA; encoded by the exons ATGGCGACGAAGAAGAGCGTGGGATCCTTGAAAGAAGCCGATCTGAAGGGAAAAAGAGTTTTTGTCAGAGTGGATCTGAACGTGCCTTTGGATGATAACTTCAATATTACCGATGATAACAGAATTAGAGCTGCCCTCCCCACAATCAAGTATTTGATTGAACATGGTGCCAAAGTCATCCTCTCCTCACACCTC GGACGCCCGAAAGGCGTGACTCCAAAGTACAGTTTGAAGCCTCTTGTTCCTAGACTCTCTGAACTTCTTGGAGTCGAG GTCAAGATGGCTAATGACTGTGTTGGTGAAGAAGTTCAGAAGTTGGTAGCGGGGTTGCCTGAGGGAGGTGTTCTTCTTCTGGAGAATGTCAGGTTTcacaaagaagaagaaaagaatGATCCCGAGTTTGCAAAGAAGCTTGCGTCACTAGCAGATTTGTATGTTAATGATGCATTTGGAACTGCTCATAGAGCCCACGCTTCAACAGAGGGAGTGGCCAAGTATTTGGAACCTTCTGTTGCCGGATTCCTTATGCAGAAG GAGCTTGACTATCTAGTTGGGGCTGTGACCAACCCCAAGAAGCCTTTTGCTGCAATTGTTGGCGGCTCAAAGGTATCCACCAAAATCAGTGTTATAGAGTCACTGTTACAAAAGGTGGACATTCTTTTACTGGGTGGAGGAATGATCTTTACCTTCTACAAAGCTCAAGGATATGCTGTGGGGTCCTCACTTGTAGAGGAAGACAAGCTTGATCTGGCTACTTCACTTTTGGAGAAGGCTAAGGCAAAGGGGGTTTCTATCCTGCTACCTTCTGATGTGGTTGTTGCTGACAAGTTCGCTGCTGATGCTAACTGCAAG GTTGTTCCGGCATCTGGAATCCCTGATGGTTGGATGGGCTTGGATATCGGACCTGATAGTATCAAATCGTTTGGTGAAGCTCTAGATACCACCAAGACAATAATCTGGAATGGACCTATGGGTGTGTTTGAGTTTGACAAATTTGCTGCTGGAACAGAG GCTATTGCCAAGAAACTAGCAGAACTCAGTGGAAAGGGAGTGACCACGATCATCGGAGGAGGCGACTCTGTTGCTGCAGTCGAGAAGGTTGGTCTTGCAGACAAGATGAGCCATATTTCGACCGGAGGAGGTGCCAGCTTGGAACTTCTCGAGGGGAAAATGCTTCCGGGAGTCCTCGCCCTCAATGAAGCTTAA
- the LOC140828986 gene encoding phosphoglycerate kinase, chloroplastic → MAATPASPAFCGIHKSSSTTTRVSLSAPTTRFFGNVPPSRLGFAAAAVDPLFSHHIATKLRSFNNPSAKPVRGVASMAKKSVGDLTSADLKGKKVFVRADLNVPLDENQNITDDTRIRAAVPTIKHLINNGAKVILSSHLGRPKGVTPKYSLGPLVPRLSELLGIQVVKADDCIGPEVEKLVASLPDGGVLLLENVRFYKEEEKNDPEFAKKLASLADLFVNDAFGTAHRAHASTEGVTKFLKPSVAGFLLQKELDYLVGAVSSPKRPFAAIVGGSKVSSKIGVIESLLEKCDILLLGGGMIFTFYKAQGLSVGSSLVEEDKLGLATSLLEKAKTKGVSLLLPTDVVIADKFAPDAESKVVPASSIPDGWMGLDIGPDSVKTFNEALETTKTVIWNGPMGVFEFEKFAFGTEAIAKKLAELSGKGVTTIIGGGDSVAAVEKVGVADVMSHISTGGGASLELLEGKELPGVLALDEKVVAVSV, encoded by the exons ATGGCGGCGACACCAGCTTCTCCTGCTTTCTGCGGCATTCACAAGTCTTCATCCACCACAACCAGGGTTTCTCTCAGTGCCCCCACGACCCGTTTCTTCGGAAACGTCCCGCCAAGTCGTCTGGGCTTCGCCGCCGCCGCCGTGGACCCGTTATTTAGTCATCACATTGCCACTAAATTGCGATCTTTCAACAACCCATCGGCCAAGCCGGTGAGGGGTGTTGCTTCCATGGCGAAGAAGAGCGTGGGTGACCTCACATCCGCTGACCTCAAGGGAAAGAAGGTGTTTGTGAGGGCTGACCTTAATGTGCCACTTGatgaaaatcaaaacattacTGATGATACTAGGATTAGAGCTGCTGTCCCGACGATAAAACACTTGATCAACAATGGTGCGAAAGTCATTCTTTCCAGTCACTTG GGACGGCCAAAGGGTGTCACTCCTAAGTACAGTCTTGGACCCCTTGTTCCCAGGCTATCTGAATTGCTTGGGATTCAG GTCGTAAAAGCTGATGACTGTATTGGTCCTGAGGTTGAAAAATTGGTGGCTTCACTCCCCGACGGTGGTGTCCTCCTGCTTGAGAATGTTCGGTTTTACAAAGAGGAAGAGAAGAATGATCCTGAGTTTGCAAAGAAGCTTGCCTCATTGGCAGATCTTTTTGTGAATGATGCATTTGGTACTGCACACAGAGCACATGCCTCTACTGAAGGAGTTACAAAGTTCTTGAAGCCTTCTGTTGCTGGTTTCCTTTTACAGAAA GAACTTGACTATCTAGTTGGGGCTGTTTCGAGCCCAAAGAGACCATTTGCTGCCATTGTTGGCGGTTCGAAGGTGTCTTCGAAGATTGGAGTGATTGAATCACTTCTAGAAAAATGTGACATCTTGCTTTTGGGTGGAGGAATGATCTTTACATTTTACAAAGCACAAGGACTGTCAGTAGGATCGTCCCTGGTAGAAGAAGACAAGCTAGGTCTTGCAACATCGCTACTTGAGAAGGCCAAGACCAAAGGAGTGAGTCTCTTGCTACCTACTGACGTGGTTATAGCAGACAAGTTTGCCCCTGATGCTGAATCCAAG GTCGTGCCAGCATCCAGCATCCCAGATGGCTGGATGGGATTGGATATAGGACCGGATTCTGTCAAGACATTTAACGAAGCCTTAGAGACAACAAAAACCGTTATTTGGAATGGCCCAATGGGAGTGTTCGAGTTTGAAAAGTTTGCCTTTGGCACTGAG GCAATCGCAAAAAAGCTGGCTGAACTCAGCGGGAAGGGAGTGACAACAATTATTGGAGGTGGCGACTCGGTTGCAGCGGTCGAGAAAGTTGGAGTTGCTGATGTAATGAGCCATATATCAACTGGTGGTGGTGCCAGTTTGGAGCTTTTGGAAGGCAAAGAACTTCCGGGTGTCCTTGCCCTCGACGAAAAAGTTGTTGCAGTTTCAGTGTAA
- the LOC140828987 gene encoding peroxisomal 2,4-dienoyl-CoA reductase [(3E)-enoyl-CoA-producing]-like isoform X3: protein MPWYPWIQAVGFEGDVRKPEDARRVVEATVERFGKLDILVNAAAGNFLVAAENLSPNGFKTVMDIDSVGTFTMCHESLKYLKKGGPGKDSSTGGFILNISATLHYTASWYQIHVSAAKAAVDALTRNLALEWGTDYDIRVNGIAPGPIGDTTGMSKLLPKEINNGGAESVPLYKVGEKWDIAMAAVYLASIAGKYINGTTLVVDGGLWLSQPRHLPKEAVKQLSRAVEKRSRAEPAGIPASKL, encoded by the exons ATGCCTTGGTATCCCT GGATTCAGGCTGTTGGATTCGAAGGGGATGTTCGGAAGCCGGAAGATGCGCGGAGAGTGGTGGAGGCAACTGTAGAGAGGTTTGGAAAGCTGGACATTCTTGTGaacgcagctgctggaaatttccTCGTTGCCGCTGAAAATCTTTCGCCTAATGGTTTTAAAACAG TGATGGATATAGATTCAGTTGGAACATTTACTATGTGTCACGAATCActtaaatatctcaagaaaggTGGACCAGGAAAGGACTCGTCCACTGGCGGATTTATACTAAACATCAGCGCCACTTTACACTACACGGCATCTTGGTATCAAATCCATGTATCTGCAGCTAAG GCTGCCGTTGATGCCCTCACAAGAAATTTAGCTCTTGAATGGGGTACGGACTATGATATCAGAGTTAACGGGATTGCACCTGGACCTATTGGAGATACCACAGGTATGAGTAAACTTCTACCTAAAGAGATCAACAACGGAGGGGCTGAATCTGTGCCGCTTTATAAAGTTGGTGAAAAGTGGGATATTGCAATGGCTGCTGTATATCTTGCCTCTATCGCTG GTAAGTATATAAATGGAACGACCCTCGTTGTTGATGGAGGGCTATGGTTGAGCCAGCCACGCCACCTCCCCAAGGAGGCAGTCAAGCAACTATCTCGGGCCGTGGAGAAACGATCGCGTGCTGAACCAGCTGGAATTCCTGCCAGCAAGCTATAG
- the LOC140828987 gene encoding peroxisomal 2,4-dienoyl-CoA reductase [(3E)-enoyl-CoA-producing]-like isoform X2, with translation MSCVLVSSNKNLEMESPFRPDILKGKVALLTGGGSGIGFELSTQFGKHGASVAIMGRRKNVIHDAVSVLQCLGIQAVGFEGDVRKPEDARRVVEATVERFGKLDILVNAAAGNFLVAAENLSPNGFKTVMDIDSVGTFTMCHESLKYLKKGGPGKDSSTGGFILNISATLHYTASWYQIHVSAAKAAVDALTRNLALEWGTDYDIRVNGIAPGPIGDTTGMSKLLPKEINNGGAESVPLYKVGEKWDIAMAAVYLASIAGKYINGTTLVVDGGLWLSQPRHLPKEAVKQLSRAVEKRSRAEPAGIPASKL, from the exons ATGAGCTGTGTATTAGTGTCATCCAACAAGAATTTAGAAATGGAGTCTCCATTCAGGCCGGATATTCTCAAAGGCAAAGTCGCTCTGTTGACGGGAGGCGGGTCGGGAATCGGTTTCGAGCTGTCTACCCAGTTCGGTAAACACGGGGCCTCTGTTGCTATTATGGGCCGCCGCAAGAACGTCATCCACGACGCCGTCTCCGTGCTCCAATGCCTTG GGATTCAGGCTGTTGGATTCGAAGGGGATGTTCGGAAGCCGGAAGATGCGCGGAGAGTGGTGGAGGCAACTGTAGAGAGGTTTGGAAAGCTGGACATTCTTGTGaacgcagctgctggaaatttccTCGTTGCCGCTGAAAATCTTTCGCCTAATGGTTTTAAAACAG TGATGGATATAGATTCAGTTGGAACATTTACTATGTGTCACGAATCActtaaatatctcaagaaaggTGGACCAGGAAAGGACTCGTCCACTGGCGGATTTATACTAAACATCAGCGCCACTTTACACTACACGGCATCTTGGTATCAAATCCATGTATCTGCAGCTAAG GCTGCCGTTGATGCCCTCACAAGAAATTTAGCTCTTGAATGGGGTACGGACTATGATATCAGAGTTAACGGGATTGCACCTGGACCTATTGGAGATACCACAGGTATGAGTAAACTTCTACCTAAAGAGATCAACAACGGAGGGGCTGAATCTGTGCCGCTTTATAAAGTTGGTGAAAAGTGGGATATTGCAATGGCTGCTGTATATCTTGCCTCTATCGCTG GTAAGTATATAAATGGAACGACCCTCGTTGTTGATGGAGGGCTATGGTTGAGCCAGCCACGCCACCTCCCCAAGGAGGCAGTCAAGCAACTATCTCGGGCCGTGGAGAAACGATCGCGTGCTGAACCAGCTGGAATTCCTGCCAGCAAGCTATAG
- the LOC140828987 gene encoding peroxisomal 2,4-dienoyl-CoA reductase [(3E)-enoyl-CoA-producing]-like isoform X1: MSCVLVSSNKNLEMESPFRPDILKGKVALLTGGGSGIGFELSTQFGKHGASVAIMGRRKNVIHDAVSVLQCLGIPAVGFEGDVRKPEDARRVVEATVERFGKLDILVNAAAGNFLVAAENLSPNGFKTVMDIDSVGTFTMCHESLKYLKKGGPGKDSSTGGFILNISATLHYTASWYQIHVSAAKAAVDALTRNLALEWGTDYDIRVNGIAPGPIGDTTGMSKLLPKEINNGGAESVPLYKVGEKWDIAMAAVYLASIAGKYINGTTLVVDGGLWLSQPRHLPKEAVKQLSRAVEKRSRAEPAGIPASKL, encoded by the exons ATGAGCTGTGTATTAGTGTCATCCAACAAGAATTTAGAAATGGAGTCTCCATTCAGGCCGGATATTCTCAAAGGCAAAGTCGCTCTGTTGACGGGAGGCGGGTCGGGAATCGGTTTCGAGCTGTCTACCCAGTTCGGTAAACACGGGGCCTCTGTTGCTATTATGGGCCGCCGCAAGAACGTCATCCACGACGCCGTCTCCGTGCTCCAATGCCTTGGTATCCCT GCTGTTGGATTCGAAGGGGATGTTCGGAAGCCGGAAGATGCGCGGAGAGTGGTGGAGGCAACTGTAGAGAGGTTTGGAAAGCTGGACATTCTTGTGaacgcagctgctggaaatttccTCGTTGCCGCTGAAAATCTTTCGCCTAATGGTTTTAAAACAG TGATGGATATAGATTCAGTTGGAACATTTACTATGTGTCACGAATCActtaaatatctcaagaaaggTGGACCAGGAAAGGACTCGTCCACTGGCGGATTTATACTAAACATCAGCGCCACTTTACACTACACGGCATCTTGGTATCAAATCCATGTATCTGCAGCTAAG GCTGCCGTTGATGCCCTCACAAGAAATTTAGCTCTTGAATGGGGTACGGACTATGATATCAGAGTTAACGGGATTGCACCTGGACCTATTGGAGATACCACAGGTATGAGTAAACTTCTACCTAAAGAGATCAACAACGGAGGGGCTGAATCTGTGCCGCTTTATAAAGTTGGTGAAAAGTGGGATATTGCAATGGCTGCTGTATATCTTGCCTCTATCGCTG GTAAGTATATAAATGGAACGACCCTCGTTGTTGATGGAGGGCTATGGTTGAGCCAGCCACGCCACCTCCCCAAGGAGGCAGTCAAGCAACTATCTCGGGCCGTGGAGAAACGATCGCGTGCTGAACCAGCTGGAATTCCTGCCAGCAAGCTATAG
- the LOC140828988 gene encoding nuclear transcription factor Y subunit C-4-like yields MNSSDQQQLPLHQNRQQQLAAAGGIAASGQMVYATSYQTTPMVATGTPASAVSSSAQLPTTFPPQQQLGGYHQPQQFHGQQQQQQLQAFWTNQMQEVEQTIEFKNHSLPLARIKKIMKADEDVRMISAEAPVIFAKACEMFILELTMRAWIHTEENKRRTLQKNDIAAAISRTDVFDFLVDIIPRDELKEEGLGIAKATIPLIGSPADAVPYYYVPQLNPPLDQSALYGGQQSRPPFSFMAWPQLNSQQHPPEQQPSDP; encoded by the coding sequence ATGAATAGTTCGGATCAGCAACAGCTGCCTCTACACCAGAACCGGCAGCAACAGCTTGCAGCTGCTGGAGGAATAGCAGCGAGTGGTCAAATGGTTTATGCCACTTCTTATCAAACAACACCCATGGTGGCTACCGGCACTCCAGCTAGCGCCGTTTCCTCTTCAGCTCAGCTTCCAACTACTTTCCCCCCTCAACAACAGCTTGGTGGTTATCATCAACCTCAGCAATTCCATggtcagcagcagcagcagcagctccAGGCTTTCTGGACCAACCAAATGCAGGAAGTCGAACAAACTATCGAATTCAAGAACCACAGTCTTCCACTAGCTCGCATAAAAAAGATAATGAAAGCTGATGAAGACGTTAGAATGATCTCCGCTGAAGCTCCAGTTATATTTGCTAAGGCTTGTGAGATGTTCATCTTGGAGCTGACAATGCGGGCTTGGATACACACGGAGGAGAATAAGAGACGGACCCTCCAGAAGAATGATATCGCTGCTGCAATTTCAAGAACCGATGTGTTTGACTTTTTGGTTGACATCATTCCTAGAGATGAACTGAAGGAAGAGGGTCTTGGCATCGCTAAAGCTACTATTCCATTAATAGGATCTCCTGCAGATGCAGTTCCATATTACTATGTTCCCCAACTCAATCCACCGCTCGACCAGTCCGCACTTTATGGGGGTCAACAGTCAAGACCACCTTTCTCTTTCATGGCCTGGCCACAGTTGAATTCTCAGCAGCACCCACCAGAGCAGCAACCAAGTGATCCATAA
- the LOC140828989 gene encoding glyceraldehyde-3-phosphate dehydrogenase GAPCP2, chloroplastic-like: MAAFSSSLLGSAPSLGLDADALRPSDRSVVSYGSFSHNVKVVKFRSSISGTNVQVDSHSLQRFTAHGIKPIKATATEVPPTIPKSRSGGKTKIGINGFGRIGRLVLRIATLRDDIDVVAVNDPFIDAKYMAYMLKYDSTHGPYKGTVSVVDESTLETNGKLIKISNKRNPAEIPWGDYGAEYVVESSGVFTSIDKASEHKKGGAKKVVISAPSGDAPMFVVGVNETKYKPSMDVVSNASCTTNCLAPMAKVVHEEFGILEGLMTTVHATTATQKTVDGPSMKDWRGGRGAGQNIIPSSTGAAKAVGKVLPELNGRLTGMAFRVPTPNVSVVDLTCRLEKNASYEDVKEAIKYAAEGPMKGILGYTEDDVVSNDFVGDSRSSIFDAKAGIGLSKSFMKLVAWYDNEWGYSNRVLDLIEHMALVAATNK; this comes from the exons ATGGCGGCTTTCTCTTCATCGCTTCTCGGATCTGCGCCGTCTCTTGGTCTCGATGCCGATGCACTCCGCCCATCCGATCGATCTGTG GTATCTTATGGGAGTTTTAGCCACAATGTAAAAGTAGTGAAGTTCAGGTCCAGCATCAGTGGCACTAATGTTCAAGTTGATTCACATTCATTACA GAGGTTTACTGCACATGGGATTAAACCTATTAAAGCAACAGCTACAGAAGTTCCTCCAACCATACCAA AGTCAAGAAGCGGAGGGAAAACAAAGATTGGGATCAATG GTTTTGGGCGTATTGGGAGGCTCGTTCTGCGCATAGCAACCCTCAGGGATGACATTGATGTGGTGGCAGTTAATGACCCTTTCATTGATGCCAAGTACATG GCATACATGTTAAAGTACGATTCCACTCATGGACCATACAAGGGGACCGTCTCGGTTGTAGATGAATCCACTTTGGAAACAAATGGAAAGCTGATTAAAATTAGTAACAAAAG GAATCCAGCAGAGATTCCTTGGGGTGATTATGGGGCTGAGTATGTTGTTGAATCTTCTGGGGTCTTCACTTCTATTGACAAGGCATCAGAACACAAAAAG GGTGGGGCAAAGAAGGTTGTGATCTCAGCTCCATCAGGCGATGCCCCTATGTTCGTTGTCGGCGTAAACGAGACTAAATACAAACCCAGCATGGATGTCGTTTCCAATGCTAGCTGTACCACCAATTGCCTTGCACCAATGGCCAAG GTTGTACACGAGGAGTTTGGTATTTTAGAGGGTTTAATGACAACCGTCCATGCAACAACCG CCACACAGAAAACTGTCGATGGTCCTTCTATGAAAGATTGGCGAGGTGGTCGTGGAGCAGGGCAGAACATCATCCCTAGTTCTACTGGTGCTGCAAAG GCTGTTGGGAAAGTTCTTCCAGAACTCAATGGTCGGCTCACTGGAATGGCTTTCCGCGTACCGACTCCTAATGTTTCTGTTGTTGACTTAACTTGTAGACTCGAAAAGAATGCTTCCTATGAAGATGTGAAAGAAGCTATTAA ATACGCAGCTGAGGGTCCAATGAAGGGCATCCTAGGGTACACTGAAGATGATGTTGTCTCCAATGATTTTGTTGGTGACTCTAG GTCAAGCATTTTTGACGCTAAGGCTGGCATAGGTCTTAGCAAGTCATTCATGAAGCTAGTTGCTTGGTATGATAATGAGTGGGGTTACAG CAACCGTGTGTTGGATCTAATAGAGCATATGGCTTTAGTGGCGGCAACCAATAAATAG